In Flavobacterium sp. GSB-24, the genomic window GGGTTCGTAACCTTTCATTTTTATGATTTTTGAAATTTCTTCTGCAGAACGTTCATCACTGATTTCGAATTGTTCCAAAGACTGCGGATCAACAACATAACCACCCGGATTTGTTTTAGAACCAGCACTCATGCTCGTAACGCCAATTGGAATTATATTGTTTCTGAATTTCTCGTTCTCACGAGTTGAAATAGAAATTTCTAAATCCTCATTCCATAAACGATAGGCGCAGATTAACTGCGTCAGATCTTTATCATCCATGATAAAATTAGGTTCAATAATTCCTTCTGCAGGGCGGAGACGTGGAAACGAAACCGAATATTTAGTCTGCCAATATTTTTTTTGAAGATAATCTAAATGTAAAGCATTAAAGAAGCTGTCCGTTCGCCAATCTTCTAAACCTAATAAAACACCCAAGCCAATTTTATGAATTCCTGCAGAACCTATTCTGTCTGGAGTTTCTAATCTATAGTCAAAATTTGATTTTTTTCCTTTCGTATGATATTTTTTGTAAACTTCCTGATGATAAGTTTCCTGATAAACCAAAACCGAATAAACTCCAGCTTTATGCAGACGTTCATAATCTTCTGTTGAAAGAGGCTGAACTTCAACAGAAATAATCGAAAAATCTTTTCGAATCAAGTCAATTGCATTTAGAAAATAGTTAATATTTACGGTATAATTAGCTTCGCCTGTGACCAGTAAAACATGATCGAAGCCAGTGTTTTTTAAGGCTTCAACTTCTACTTTTATCTCAGCATCAGTCAGCGTTTTTCTTTTGATTTTATTGTCTAGACTAAATCCACAATAGGTACAAATGTTCTGGCATTCGTTGCTCAAATACAACGGTGCATACATTTGAATCGTTTTCCCGAAGCGTTTTTTGGTGATTTCATGGCATTTTTGTGCCATTTGCTCTAAATAATTTTGAGCAATTGGAGAAATCAAAATCAAAAAATCCTCGAGATTGTATTTGGTTTTAGCCAAAGTGCGTTCAATATCTTTTGACGTGGTTTTATATATCTTGGATTGGATTTCATCCCAATTATATTGCTCAAAAATAGATTTAAAAGTATTCATGTGAGTTTAGTTTTACTGCAAAAGTTTTTTAACGCAAAGCGCGCTAAGAATACGCAAAGATCGCTAAGCTTTGAGTTCTTGTCTTTGACAAAAAGTCCGCAAAGCTTTGCGAATTTTGCGAAAAAACCTTGCGGACTTTGCGTTAGGAAAAAAATTACTCATAAAGAAATGAAGTCAAAGGACTAGAAGCAACGGCATAATTTTGCTGATTAGCAATTCTAGCTTCAAAAGCTTTTCGGCCTGCAATTACAGCTTCTCTAAAAGCCTCAGCCATTAATTTCGGATTTCCAGCCACAGCAATTGCAGTATTCACTAAAACCGCATCGGCACCAATTTCCATTGCTTTTGCAGCGTCAGATGGAGCGCCGATTCCAGCATCTACAATTACCGGAACAATGCTTTGTTCGATAATAATTTCCAGAAAATCAATCGTTTTCAAACCTTTGTTACTGCCAATTGGTGAACCCAAAGGCATAACAGCAGCTGTTCCTGCACTTTCTAAATGTTTACATAAAACAGGATCAGCATGAATGTAAGGCAGAACAAAAAAACCGAGTTTTGCCATTTCTTCTGTTGCTTTCAAAGTTTCTATAGGATCAGGCATTAAGTATTTGGGATCAGGATGAATTTCTAGTTTTACCCAATTGGTTTCCAAAGCTTCACGAGCCAATTGTGCGGCAAAAACAGCTTCTTTTGCATTTCGTGCTCCAGATGTATTGGGTAATAAATTAATATTTGGATGTTTTAAATGAGATAAAATAGCGTCGGTTTCTGTTTCTAAATCAATACGTTTGAGGGCGACAGTAACCAATTCACTTTCTGAAGCCAAAATAGCCTGCTCCATTTCTTCATTCGAGCCAAATTTTCCTGTTCCTAAAAACAAACGTGATTTGAAAGTTTTGTCTCCAATATTAAACAATGACGTTTGCATATAATTTTTCTTTTAATTGTTGAATTAATTTTTCCTTTTCCTCGCTTTCTGTAATGATTCCAGAAACCGCAATTCCGTTAATTCCAGTTTCCATTAACGGATTTATATCTCGCAGTGTGATGCCTCCAATTGCATAAACAGGAACATCAATTTTATCTTTCTTCAGTCTTTGAAGAATGTCAAAATAACCTGACAACCCTAAAATTGGACTTAGTTTTTCTTTCGTTGCAGTAAAACGAAAAGGCCCTAAACCAATATAATCACAGCCGTTTTTGACATGATTCTGAATATCTTCAAAAGTATTAGCAGTTCCGCCAATTATTTTTTCAGAGCCTAAAATTGCTCTCGCTTCATCAATTTTTGTGTCTGTTAATCCCAGATGAACTCCATCTGCTTCAATTTGCTGGGCGAGATGTAAATCATCATTTACAATAAATTTGACCTGATATTCGTCGCATAGAAGTTTTACAGCTTCTCCCAAAGTGAGCCTATTTTGAGTTGTTTGATTTTTAAATCGCATTTGTATCCACTCACATCCAGCATCAAGAGCTTGATGTATATTGCGTAATTGTTCTTCGATTGTTTCGCCTTGCGAAATGTATTGCAGTTTATTATACATAATGATATCCGATTAAAGTTGAAGTTGAGCTCAAATAATTTTCGATATATATTTTGGCATTTTTACAGGCTTCTATCATAGTTTGGTTTAATGCTAAGTTGGATGCAATTGCAGAAGAAAGTACACAGCCAGAGCCATGTTTTTCAAAGCATTTCTGGTTTGAAGGAAGCAATTCTAAAATTTCATCTTCTAGAAATAAAGTATCTGTTCCTAAAGCCTTTTTGTTATGTCCGCCTTTCAATAAAATGTCTGTTAAGAAGCTATTTTCTTTAGAACTAAAATCAGGAAACAGAATTTTGGCTTCATGATAATTCGGTGTAATCAAATCGATTTTGGGAAGTATTTTATTTAATCTTTCATGATCTTCAATATTCATAAATACAAATTTTGTGGTCGATTTTAAAACTGGATCCCAAACGATTTTTGTTGAAGGAGAAAGTAGTTTTATAGTCGAAATAACTTGATTTAAGTCGTATAGAGAGGCTACAATTCCAATTTTGACAACAGCAATTTTATAATTAGAAAACAGCGTTTCGATAGACCGAATAACAAAATTCAAATTCGTCCATTCAATTTCATAAAACTGATTTTTCGTCTGAATTGTATTCGCTGTCGAAATGGCAAAACCAGTTACTTTGTGCTGTTCAAAGGTTTTGATATCAGCCAAAATCCCAGCGCCACCAGACGGATCTAAGCCTGCGATTGTAAGTACGAAAGGGCGATTTGCTGGCATAATGTAAATTGTTTTAAAGGATTTTCATTCTTCCAGATGCTTCCCAAAAGAGCAATATCATCAAAACCGTTTTGAAGCACTTTTTGAATATTTTGCGAATCAATGCCGCCTAAAGCGATGACTTTTGTTTTATAGTTTGTTCGTGATTTTATCTCTTCAAAAAGATCTGTTTCTGGATGATAATTTTCTTTTGAAATACTTTTAAAAACTGGACTTAAAAAAGCGTAATCAAAATCACTATCTAATAAATTGAAATCTTTAATAGAATGTGTTGATGTTGAATACCTACAAGGTTCTGAAAACCTTTCAGGAGAGTCATGAGTTTGCTTTCTTTCTTTTTCAGAAAAATGAAATCGGTTAATTCCAAAATCTTCTGCCAATGCATGATGATTGTGCAAAACAATTCGATCTCTAAATTCTAGTTTTATTTGATGAATGAACTGCGCCATTTCCAATTCAGAAAAATCAGGTTTTCTAATATGAAGCAAAGACAATCCCTCGGCAAATAAAGATTGAATCATATTTGTTTCATTTTCAACAGAAAAAGGATTCGTAATTACAATCATATCTTTCCTCTTTA contains:
- the thiH gene encoding 2-iminoacetate synthase ThiH, coding for MNTFKSIFEQYNWDEIQSKIYKTTSKDIERTLAKTKYNLEDFLILISPIAQNYLEQMAQKCHEITKKRFGKTIQMYAPLYLSNECQNICTYCGFSLDNKIKRKTLTDAEIKVEVEALKNTGFDHVLLVTGEANYTVNINYFLNAIDLIRKDFSIISVEVQPLSTEDYERLHKAGVYSVLVYQETYHQEVYKKYHTKGKKSNFDYRLETPDRIGSAGIHKIGLGVLLGLEDWRTDSFFNALHLDYLQKKYWQTKYSVSFPRLRPAEGIIEPNFIMDDKDLTQLICAYRLWNEDLEISISTRENEKFRNNIIPIGVTSMSAGSKTNPGGYVVDPQSLEQFEISDERSAEEISKIIKMKGYEPVWKDWDRSYISDFRV
- a CDS encoding thiazole synthase, which produces MQTSLFNIGDKTFKSRLFLGTGKFGSNEEMEQAILASESELVTVALKRIDLETETDAILSHLKHPNINLLPNTSGARNAKEAVFAAQLAREALETNWVKLEIHPDPKYLMPDPIETLKATEEMAKLGFFVLPYIHADPVLCKHLESAGTAAVMPLGSPIGSNKGLKTIDFLEIIIEQSIVPVIVDAGIGAPSDAAKAMEIGADAVLVNTAIAVAGNPKLMAEAFREAVIAGRKAFEARIANQQNYAVASSPLTSFLYE
- a CDS encoding thiamine phosphate synthase, translated to MIVITNPFSVENETNMIQSLFAEGLSLLHIRKPDFSELEMAQFIHQIKLEFRDRIVLHNHHALAEDFGINRFHFSEKERKQTHDSPERFSEPCRYSTSTHSIKDFNLLDSDFDYAFLSPVFKSISKENYHPETDLFEEIKSRTNYKTKVIALGGIDSQNIQKVLQNGFDDIALLGSIWKNENPLKQFTLCQQIALSYLQSQA
- a CDS encoding thiamine phosphate synthase — encoded protein: MYNKLQYISQGETIEEQLRNIHQALDAGCEWIQMRFKNQTTQNRLTLGEAVKLLCDEYQVKFIVNDDLHLAQQIEADGVHLGLTDTKIDEARAILGSEKIIGGTANTFEDIQNHVKNGCDYIGLGPFRFTATKEKLSPILGLSGYFDILQRLKKDKIDVPVYAIGGITLRDINPLMETGINGIAVSGIITESEEKEKLIQQLKEKLYANVIV
- a CDS encoding hydroxymethylpyrimidine/phosphomethylpyrimidine kinase, whose amino-acid sequence is MPANRPFVLTIAGLDPSGGAGILADIKTFEQHKVTGFAISTANTIQTKNQFYEIEWTNLNFVIRSIETLFSNYKIAVVKIGIVASLYDLNQVISTIKLLSPSTKIVWDPVLKSTTKFVFMNIEDHERLNKILPKIDLITPNYHEAKILFPDFSSKENSFLTDILLKGGHNKKALGTDTLFLEDEILELLPSNQKCFEKHGSGCVLSSAIASNLALNQTMIEACKNAKIYIENYLSSTSTLIGYHYV